From bacterium, a single genomic window includes:
- a CDS encoding DUF262 domain-containing protein, with amino-acid sequence MKTQLRTEITIKALCEGFVYNELEGKGLFGLAGKLTIQPEYQRNYIYAEENCDVAVIDSILKGYPLGLIYFIKTADGRFEVLDGQQRITSIGRFLTKRFSVQVNGTVQNFDSLASDLRDKILETTLLVYECEGTEPEIKEWFKTINIVGIPLNEQEVLNSIYSGPFVTAAKAEFSNSANANLEKWSAYVRGSANRQEILACAIKWVSEGDVDGYLAAHRNSSDISEIKRHFNTVIEWVSTVFPATEKEMRGIDWDRLYRAYHDTAFDPKEVDADVKALYADPYVKNRKGIFEYVLGGKKETKLLEIRIFDDGDKQTVYRAQTKAAKEAKNSNCPLCALGHASNKDRLWELREMDADHVTAWSHGGATAIENCQMLCRPHNQAKGNK; translated from the coding sequence AATTCAGCCGGAATACCAGCGCAACTACATTTATGCAGAAGAGAACTGCGATGTGGCAGTGATTGACTCTATCCTAAAAGGCTATCCTCTGGGCTTAATCTATTTCATCAAAACCGCAGATGGCCGCTTTGAAGTGTTGGACGGGCAACAACGCATTACCAGCATCGGCCGCTTCCTCACCAAGCGGTTCTCCGTCCAAGTGAATGGAACCGTGCAAAATTTCGATAGCCTGGCTAGCGACTTGCGCGATAAGATCCTCGAAACAACGCTTCTTGTTTACGAATGCGAAGGAACTGAACCCGAAATTAAAGAGTGGTTCAAAACCATCAACATCGTCGGGATTCCGCTTAACGAACAAGAAGTGCTAAACTCCATCTATTCCGGGCCGTTCGTTACTGCTGCGAAAGCCGAGTTCAGTAACAGCGCAAACGCAAACTTGGAAAAATGGAGCGCTTACGTTCGCGGTTCTGCTAATCGCCAAGAAATCTTGGCATGCGCCATCAAATGGGTCAGCGAGGGCGACGTGGATGGATACCTTGCCGCGCACCGGAACTCGAGCGACATCTCGGAAATCAAGCGCCACTTCAATACGGTTATCGAATGGGTTTCCACCGTGTTCCCGGCGACCGAAAAGGAAATGCGGGGCATCGATTGGGACAGGCTCTATCGCGCCTACCACGATACTGCCTTCGACCCCAAGGAAGTGGATGCTGATGTTAAGGCTCTCTACGCCGATCCCTACGTTAAGAACCGCAAGGGGATATTCGAGTATGTTCTCGGCGGCAAGAAAGAAACGAAGTTGCTGGAAATCCGAATCTTCGATGATGGCGACAAGCAAACCGTTTACCGCGCTCAAACAAAAGCGGCGAAGGAAGCAAAAAATTCCAATTGCCCGCTGTGCGCTCTCGGGCACGCCTCCAACAAGGACAGACTTTGGGAGTTGCGCGAGATGGATGCCGACCACGTTACTGCGTGGAGCCATGGCGGGGCCACTGCCATCGAAAACTGTCAGATGCTGTGCCGTCCGCACAATCAGGCAAAAGGGAACAAGTAA